The Argopecten irradians isolate NY chromosome 16, Ai_NY, whole genome shotgun sequence genome window below encodes:
- the LOC138310423 gene encoding uncharacterized protein, giving the protein MTFAMLVSLFLVVCFSVTYGNHFLSSQNVSWEEARTLCDMVVPPVNNNGSLVSDVPIDTETVTTTLAWVGRYISTSGWIQFEGCFNTAEAFINMTFDLTPSDANRVWTCHNLCPGNHFGITMTTCYCYTSSSRYTDIARVCGDNYRNESTGGFHGVDGCVLCIAVLVVSVTCTLKHTHPKRIPDQSHSHGADDGHEYHEIDVSTTGRMHAETLGIYNILHEPAPLDSHSTHSVYDHVQNPDYDEVSRMCKFSINPDPGDYDRVEDIRK; this is encoded by the exons atgacGTTCGCGATGCTCGTGTCGCTATTTTTAGTCGTGTGCTTCTCTGTTACCTATGGTAACCATTTCCTATCATCCCAGAACGTGTCCTGGGAAGAAGCCAGGACTTTATGCGACATGGTTGTCCCTCCGGTAAACAACAATGGCAGTCTAGTATCGGACGTTCCCATCGATACCGAAACGGTCACAACAACTTTAGCATGGGTAGGGAGGTACATATCAACGTCAGGGTGGATACAGTTCGAAGGATGTTTTAATACGGCTGAAGCCTTCATCAACATGACATTTGACCTTACTCCGTCTGATGCTAATCGTGTATGGACGTGTCACAATCTGTGTCCCGGTAACCATTTTGGTATAACGATGACCACGTGCTACTGTTACACCTCATCCTCTAGATACACCGATATCGCGCGCGTCTGTGGAGACAATTACAGGAACGAGTCGACCGGAGGATTCCACGGAGTTGATGGATGTGTTT tGTGTATTGCAGTCCTGGTGGTGAGTGTCACGTGCACCCTCAAACATACGCATCCTAAACGTATCCCAGACCAATCACATTCACATGGAGCAGACGACGGACACGAGTACCACGAAATCGACGTAAGCACGACCGGACGTATGCATGCGGAAACTCTCgggatatataacattttacacGAGCCGGCGCCTCTAGATTCACATAGTACGCACTCTGTCTACGATCATGTTCAGAACCCGGATTACGATGAAGTGTCAAGGATGTGTAAATTTTCAATTAATCCTGACCCCGGGGATTATGATCGCGTGGAGGATATCCGGAAATAA